A genomic window from Salvia splendens isolate huo1 chromosome 11, SspV2, whole genome shotgun sequence includes:
- the LOC121755426 gene encoding transmembrane ascorbate ferrireductase 2-like — protein MAVPIVRFPIFSVVRIIGVTVLLLVLVWTVRYRGGFALISENKDLIFNVHPALMVISLVLLNGEAMLSYKTVTGTKNFKKLVHLVLQFLAFFLSIVGLWAAWKFHVDKGIDNFYSLHSWLGLACLVLFGIQWAAGFATFWYPGGSRHSRTSLMPWHVFLGLYIYALAVATCATGLLEKATFLQTQKIISRYSAEALLVNSLGILIVVLAGFVILGVVSPVQGRGDNPKGMAE, from the exons ATGGCGGTACCGATTGTACGGTTTCCTATCTTCTCGGTGGTCAGAATAATCGGAGTTACAGTGCTCTTGCTTGTCTTAGTTTGGACTGTACGTTACAGAGGCGGCTTTGCCCTCATTTCCGAGAACAAAGATCTCATCTTTAAT GTTCATCCAGCGTTAATGGTGATTAGCCTTGTGCTTCTCAATGGCGAAG CCATGCTATCATACAAGACTGTGACTGGAACAAAAAACTTTAAAAAGTTGGTTCATCTTGTCCTGCAATTCCTGGCTTTCTTTTTAAGCATCGTAGGACTATGGGCTGCATGGAAGTTTCATGTTGATAAAGGCATCGATAACTTCTACAGTCTCCACTCGTGGCTGGGGCTAGCCTGCCTCGTCCTCTTTGGGATTCAG TGGGCTGCTGGATTTGCGACCTTTTGGTATCCCGGTGGATCAAGACATAGCCGCACAAGCCTGATGCCGTGGCATGTATTTCTTGGGCTATACATTTACGCTCTAGCTGTAGCTACTTGTGCCACTGGTCTTCTGGAGAAGGCAACGTTTCTACAAACGCAGAAGATAATATCACGATACTCGGCCGAGGCATTGCTGGTGAATTCcttggggatcttgattgttgTTTTGGCTGGTTTTGTGATTCTTGGTGTGGTCTCTCCCGTGCAGGGGAGAGGTGATAATCCCAAAGGAATGGCAGAGTAA
- the LOC121755418 gene encoding glucan endo-1,3-beta-D-glucosidase-like, with amino-acid sequence MRLLLPLLLFLHLTQTPQVSGVGINYGTLGNNLPPPKKVAQLLQSTVITKVKIYDTNPEILSAFSNTGIDLIVAVENSQVANLSSSPSAASDWLSSRVATFLPATSVVSIAVGNEYLTTEDLDPNALPKAMQNLHSALLSRGLHRKIKVTTPHSMAVLASSFPPSSATFAATLLPPITSIVAFLADTNAPFMVNAYPYFAYRDSPKTIDLNYALLGNNTTTTTGAVTDNGLTYTNMLDAQIDAVRYAIGSLGFGNRSIRVAVSESGWPSKGDPAATPENARRYNARLVEKAQSSKGTPMKPSETIEIWLFALFNENRKEGGESERNFGIFNPDGSRVYDVDLRCEFCSKAELGEMRAKGPSVWCVAKPHADEKVMKGVLDFCCGGGGVDCSEIKENGGCFAPGNVHAHASYAMNAYYQMHGRNYWNCDFKGTALVTFTDPSYGRCRYAQQ; translated from the exons atGCGTTTGCTCCTCCCTCtactcctcttcctccacctcACCCAAACGCCGCAAGTCTCCGGCGTGGGCATAAACTATGGCACCCTGGGAAACAACCTCCCCCCGCCGAAGAAGGTGGCGCAGCTCCTCCAGTCCACCGTCATCACCAAGGTCAAAATCTACGACACCAACCCCGAAATCCTCTCCGCCTTCTCCAACACCGGCATAGACCTCATCGTCGCCGTCGAGAATTCCCAAGTCGCCAACCTCAGCTCCAGCCCCTCCGCCGCCTCCGACTGGCTCTCCTCCCGCGTGGCCACCTTCCTCCCCGCCACCTCCGTCGTCTCCATCGCCGTCGGCAACGAGTACCTCACCACCGAAGACCTCGACCCCAACGCCCTCCCCAAAGCCATGCAAAACCTCCACTCCGCCCTCCTCTCCCGCGGCCTCCACCGCAAAATCAAGGTCACCACCCCTCACAGCATGGCCGTCCTCGCCTCCTCCTTCCCCCCTTCCTCCGCTACCTTCGCCGCCACCCTCCTCCCCCCGATCACCTCCATCGTCGCTTTTCTCGCCGACACCAACGCCCCATTCATGGTGAACGCCTACCCTTACTTCGCCTACCGTGACAGTCCTAAAACGATCGATCTAAATTACGCGCTGCTCGGCAacaacaccaccaccaccaccggcgCTGTCACCGACAATGGCCTGACATACACCAACATGCTCGACGCCCAAATAGACGCAGTCAGATATGCCATCGGGTCGCTAGG GTTCGGCAACCGGTCGATCAGGGTGGCGGTGTCGGAGTCAGGGTGGCCGTCCAAGGGCGACCCAGCTGCGACGCCGGAGAATGCGAGGAGGTACAACGCGAGACTGGTGGAGAAGGCGCAGTCGAGTAAGGGGACGCCGATGAAGCCTAGTGAAACAATTGAGATTTGGTTGTTTGCTTTGTTTAACGAGAACAGGAAGGAGGGCGGGGAGAGTGAGAGGAATTTCGGGATTTTCAACCCGGACGGGTCAAGGGTTTACGATGTGGATTTGAGGTGCGAGTTCTGCTCGAAGGCGGAGTTGGGGGAGATGCGGGCGAAGGGGCCGTCGGTGTGGTGCGTGGCGAAGCCGCATGCGGATGAGAAGGTGATGAAGGGCGTGCTGGACTTCTGCTGCGGAGGCGGCGGCGTGGATTGCAGCGAGATTAAGGAAAATGGGGGTTGTTTTGCTCCGGGGAATGTGCACGCGCACGCCTCTTACGCGATGAACGCTTATTACCAGATGCATGGACGGAACTACTGGAATTGCGATTTCAAGGGAACTGCGCTAGTCACCTTCACTGATCCCA GTTACGGGCGATGCCGGTATGCACAGCAGTGA
- the LOC121755421 gene encoding uncharacterized protein LOC121755421 → MRVAVQNTASYCVEEDKACIIGWVETYFKDCLCNIRDEISFAFGLVSLICWGVAEIPQIITNFRTKSGHGISIFFLLTWILGDIFNLMGCLLEPATLPTQFYTAVLYTVSTVVLVLQSFYYDYYRRWRNPKPKESEQEVDEELKKALRPTPQTDSSIPIPNGSTSRVVSTRREPYYYTSARSMAGSSTPPIGLRSYLWPIKSGPSAVGLDNDSSSDDEAHPNPPRNAVSKPKPIPRSAGYGAFLATSFNMPRETKALVQVYLGLSGRKMLQLGLNQEDGSESVFGQWLGWMMAAIYMGGRLPQIWLNIKRGSVEGLNPLMFIFALAANATYVASILVRSTAWSKISANLPWLLDAAVCVLLDLFIILQYVYYRYYRRERRSSGEEYVEATK, encoded by the exons ATGAGAGTTGCAGTGCAGAATACGGCGTCGTATTGCGTGGAGGAGGACAAGGCATGCATCATCGGGTGGGTGGAGACGTATTTCAAAGACTGCCTCTGCAACATTCGCGACGAGATTTCTTTCGCTTTCGGCCTCGTCAGCCTCATCTGCTGGGGTGTTGCTGAAATTCCTCAAATCATCACCAATTTCCGAACCAAATCCGGCCACGGAATCTCCATCTTCTTCCTTCTCACTTGGATTCTCGG GGACATATTCAATTTGATGGGATGCCTTCTCGAACCTGCGACG TTACCGACCCAGTTCTACACAGCGGTG CTGTATACAGTGAGCACAGTGGTCCTAGTTCTCCAGAGCTTCTACTACGATTATTACCGCAGGTGGCGAAATCCCAAGCCTAAAGAATCAGAGCAAGag GTTGATGAAGAGCTGAAGAAAGCTCTAAGACCAACACCCCAAACTGATTCCTCCATTCCAATACCCAATGGCTCCACCAGCAGAGTAGTATCGACTCGTAGAGAACCCTACTACTACAC CTCCGCGAGATCAATGGCTGGAAGCAGCACTCCGCCTATAGGTTTGCGTTCTTATCTTTGGCCCATCAAGAGTGGTCCTTCTGCTGTCGGATTGGACAACGACTCCTCTTCAGACGACGAAGCTCATCCCAATCCACCAAGGAATGCTGTCAGCAAACCTAAGCCAATTCCAAGAtct GCAGGATATGGAGCATTTCTGGCTACATCCTTCAACATGCCGCGAGAAACAAAGGCTTTGGTGCAAGTATATCTCGGATTGAGTGGGAGAAAAATGTTGCAATTGGGACTGAATCAA GAAGACGGATCAGAGAGTGTGTTTGGCCAGTGGTTAGGATGGATGATGGCTGCCATTTACATGGGTGGAAGGCTACCTCAAATATGGCTAAAT ATCAAACGAGGAAGCGTTGAG GGATTGAATCCTCTCATGTTTATCTTTGCACTTGCTGCTAATGCTACTTATGTAGCCAG TATTCTTGTGAGATCAACAGCCTGGAGCAAAATCAGTGCCAACTTGCCCTGGCTGCTCGATGCCGCCGTCTGTGTTCTGCTCGACTTATTC ATAATATTGCAGTATGTTTACTACAGATATTATAGGAGGGAAAGGCGCAGCAGCGGAGAAGAGTATGTTGAAGCCACAAAATGA
- the LOC121755424 gene encoding uncharacterized protein LOC121755424 — MAGLLAWAADVVGGGGAGWSDEEADPNSIPLIFTPEQLTYVKELDTKASSLNRAIRDLRLRLPPPDISQRLPHLHAHSLASNNALALQLNAHSSTKQEAQQREARLQQENAEYQQAISNQQVKIQEKLQEAELLLSNFKELDLIEQNLIAELQRDKAYADASHSGELNGMLSESQQTVKAQEDAKTAKSAFMEKLDSKRKELAAIEETVQELEKKWLQVQDSALKKTTPAQREKELDKQLHSLIEQLAVKQAQAEGLISEIHIKEMELEKLNGIQRRIEIGNSDTNFSRSRFARSSSSQESVSSEYSIDARHKLPVHMGGRNESLQRLMLLRSAFVVYILVLHVLVFIKLSF; from the exons ATGGCTGGCTTACTAGCGTGGGCGGCGGACGTCGTCGGAGGTGGTGGCGCGGGGTGGAGCGACGAAGAGGCTGATCCCAATTCCATACCTCTCATCTTCACGCCTGAACAACTCACCTACGTTAAGGAGCTAGACACCAAAGCATCTTCTCTCAACCGCGCGATCCGAGATCTGCGCCTCAGACTCCCACCTCCCGACATTTCTCAACGTCTCCCCCATCTCCACGCTCACTCTCTCGCCTCCAACAACGCCCTCGCTCTCCAGCTCAACGCCCACTCCTCCACCAAACAAGAG GCACAGCAGAGAGAAGCAAGGTTGCAGCAAGAGAATGCTGAGTATCAGCAGGCCATATCCAACCAACAAGTTAAAATTCAAGAGAAATTACAAGAAGCAGAGTTGCTCCTAAGTAATTTCAAG GAACTGGACTTGATTGAACAGAATCTGATAGCTGAGTTGCAAAGAGACAAAGCCTATGCAGATGCCAGCCATTCTGGAGAGTTGAATGGAATGCTTAGCGAATCCCAGCAAACAGTTAAAGCTCAAGAAGATGCAAAAACTGCCAAATCTGCATTTATGGAGAAGTTGGATAGCAAGAGAAAAGAATTG GCTGCAATAGAAGAGACTGTTCAAGAATTGGAGAAAAAGTGGCTGCAGGTCCAAGATAGCGCATTGAAAAAAACGACTCCAG CTCAGCGAGAGAAAGAATTGGATAAGCAGCTTCACAGCTTAATTGAACAACTTGCTGTGAAGCAG GCTCAGGCAGAAGGTCTTATCAGTGAAATCCATATAAAGGAGATGGAGCTGGAAAAGTTGAATGGAATACAGAGAAGAATCGAAATTGGCAATTCAGATACCAATTTCTCTCGGAGTAGGTTTGCAAGAAGCAGCTCTTCTCAGGAATCGGTGTCTTCTGAATATTCTATTGACGCTCGCCACAAGCTTCCAGTTCATATGGGTGGTCGGAATGAGAGTTTGCAGAGGTTAATGCTGTTGAGGTCGGCTTTTGTCGTTTACATTTTGGTTTTGCACGTATTGGTATTTATCAAACTTTCATTCTGA